AAATAAAAAACCGGGAGCAAATGCCCCGGTTAAAGAAGATGCGCTTCATCAAGCGGCATCGGTCGATGGAATAAAAATCCTTGGGCGATGGTGCAGCCCATGCCAAGCAATTGCGTGCGGTCTTCTTCTGTCTCGATGCCTTCCGCGACAGCGCGCAATCCTAAATTATCTGCGAGTTGAATGATGGTCCGAATGACAGCGCGCGTTCCGTGTTCATCCATATGAGAAACGAACGATCGATCGATTTTAATTTCTTCGACAGGAAGTTTTTGCAGATAGCTAAGCGAGGAATAGCCCGTCCCGAAATCATCGATCGAAGTCGCAAAGCCATAGTTCTTCAGCTGATCGAACACTTTGCTTGCCGTATCAATATCGACGACGCCGATACGCTCCGTAATCTCCAACTGAATCCATTTCGGATCTATGCCGAACTTACTCGTTACATCCACTAAATGAGGAATAAACGAATGGTGAAAGAAATGCTCGGCCGAAATATTGATCGCCACTTGACGCAGTCCCAAGCCCTGATCCTGGCGCTTTTTCAGCCAAGCTAAGACCTGTTCGATGACATGCTGCTCCAGTTGACGGATTTTGCCATTTTTTTCGGCGGCAGGTATGAAAATAGCAGGTGAAATGTCCCCAAGTTCTGGCGACTTCCAACGGGCCAACGCTTCAAATCCCACAATCTCTCTACTTTCAAGCGACACTTTCGGCTGTAAAAAGACGCTGATTTCCTTGCGCTTGAGCGCTGCCGTTAATGCATTGGCCACTCGTAAATCGCGCATCATCAGTTCGTCTTGCTCATTTTCGAAATAACAAACTGCTTCACCAATCCGCTCCTTCGCTTTCGACAAAGCGCTATCTGCACAACGCACCAATTCCTCCGCATTCTGTTGGGCAGGCGTAACAATTGCCACACCTACTTTGACTGTCAAAAACAGATCCAGTTCACCGATCGTTACCGGCTCCCGGAGACTTTTCAACACATCCTCCAAGAATTCAGGGGCGCGGATTAGCGGAACCGAGCTGTAAAGTGACAATCTGGCATCTGAAAAGCGGGCGACCAGTTTTCCCCCCGCTCCCCCCGCCAGAACAAGGCGGCGGCCGAGTTCTCGGCATAAATCATTTCCTGCCCGATGTCCATATTGATCGCTGATTTTGATAAATTCGTCTGCTGAAATAAAAGCAACTACGCCTTCTTTTCCATCCTTCAACAATTCTTTCAGCTCGGTACGGAAATAATGGCGGTTCGGCAGTCCAGATTCTTCATCGATATAGGCAAGGCGCAAAATTTCTTCTTGTTGGCTTGAAAATTTTACGGCCAGCGAAACGATTGACGAAATTTCTTCCATAAATGTTAAATCTTTTTTCGTTGGCTTGTACACTTGAGGAAAATAGATTCCAAACGTTCCGATTGCTTCATCTTTGCCGTTGAAAATTGGGACGGACCAAATCGCTTTGATGTTAAACTCCATAAGATCTCCGTGCTTGTCCGCCAATAGCTCACTTTCAAAAGCATTCTCCGCGACGACAGGTTCTTGACGAGAATATGCCGCTCCACACGGGCTAGAATCCGGTGATACTTCCACCCCGCTAATTTTTTTGAGGAAGTCGTCCGGCATTGATTTCCCCGCACCTATTTGGAAACGATTGGCCTCATCTACGAGCAGAACGGTACAGCGCACTCCATCAAGGAAAAACGATTCAGTCGTTCCGCAAATATTTTGCAGCAACATCCCGAGCGCATGGCCTTTTTCAATTCCTTTATACGTTTCTTTCTGCAAATCAATTAAAGTTTCCGCACGGCGGCGGTCGCTGATATCACGTTGCAGCATTAACGTATAGCGCAATGATTTTTCTGGAAATGCCAAGGGTTGGACGGTAATCTCATTCCAAAAAGGCGTACCGTCTTTGCGGTAATTGACGATTTCAAAGACTCCTGGCTTAGCAGAAGCTGTCGCCTCACGAATTTGACTGCCAATAGCTGCATCAGTCTTTGTGCCATGCAAAAATTTGCCGTTTTCGCCCACAACTTCCTCTTCCCTGTAACCGGTCATCTCAAAAAACGCGTCATTGGCATAGGCGATTGGATGGTCCGGAATTTCCGGATTCACGACCACAAAACTTGTATGGAATTCGAGCCCGAGACGGCGCAGCCAATCTATGATCACTTTCCGGTCTTCTTGGATTTCATATTGATGCATACGCGTCCCCCCGAATTTTTCTTACTATGTATGGTAAAAAAAAGCCGCCAATACATAAGGCGGCTTTATTCACTTCAGTATTCATCTAAATAGCCGACTGCTTACTTGTACAAAGCATGAGCAGCGGTCAATTTTGCTGTACGCTCAGCGGCTTCTTTCTTCACAGCTTCATCTTCCGAATTTTTCAGTAGAAGGGCCATGATGGAAGCAATCTCCTTCATTTCTTCTTCTTTAAAGCCGCGGGATGTTACGGCTGCTGTTCCAAGACGGATGCCAGATGTGACAAATGGGCTTTCAGGATCAAACGGAATGGTGTTTTTGTTCGTCGTAATACCGACTTCATCCAACACATGTTCCGCGACTTTCCCCGTCAAGTTAAGGGAACGGAGATCAAGTAGCAATAGATGGTTGTCTGTGCCGCCGGATACGATATTCACGCCTTCTGCCGTTAAACTATCAGCCAAGGCATTCGCATTTTTGACGACTTGGTCGATATAATCTTTGAACTCAGGCTGCTGGGCTTCGCCAAATGCCACAGCTTTTGCTGCGATGACGTGCATTAACGGGCCTCCCTGAATGCCTGGGAAAATGATTTTATCGATTTTCTTCGCAAATTCTTCTTTGCAAAGAATCAAACCGCCGCGAGGGCCGCGCAATGTTTTATGGGTAGTGGAAGTGACAAAATGTGCATGAGGCACTGGATTTGGATGGGCACCGGTTGCGACGAGCCCTGCAATATGCGCCATATCGACCATCAAGTAAGCATCGACTTCATCAGCGATTTCACGGAATTTCGCAAAATCCAATGTACGGGAATACGCACTGGCACCGGCAACGATCATTTTCGGCTTGTGCTCAAGAGCTGCCTGACGAACGGCTTCGTAATCAAGCAATTGCGTGTCTTTATCGACACCGTACTCAACAAAATTGTACTGCATGCCGCTGAAGTTGACTTTGCTGCCATGCGTCAAATGCCCGCCATGGTTCAAGTTCATGCCAAGGACCGTATCGCCTTGTTCAAGCATCGCTGTATACACAGCCATATTCGCTTGTGAACCGGAGTGTGGCTGGACGTTCGCATGGTCTGCACCGAAAATTTCTTTCAAGCGATCACGTGCGATGTTTTCCACTACGTCGACAAATTCACAACCGCCGTAATAGCGTTTGCCTGGATAGCCTTCTGCGTATTTATTGGTCAACACGGATCCTTGTGCATCCATCACTGCCTGAGATACAAAGTTTTCCGATGCGATTAACTCAATATTCGCTTCCTGGCGTTCTTTTTCCGCGTTCATTGCTTCATATACTGCCTGGTCCTGCGCCTTAATCAATTCCATCTGTCTTTCCCTCCCGTGATTGAAGTACCTGGCGATCGTAGCTTGCACGGGCACCGCCGATCAATTTCGGCCGTGTGGTCGCACTCGAGACGATCGCTTCCCCTACTAGTTTAACAGAAGTCCGCACCGGAACGGCGACTCTTTTTAAATGCATGCCAATCATCGTCTGCCCAATGTCCACTCCGGCGTGGGCAGCAATTTCTTCGACGACGACCGGGTCTGTCATATTCATGTAAGCGTAAGCGCTCATTGAACCACCTGCTTTTGCTACCGGTACTACCGATACCGGTTCCAAGCCATAGCGTTCGGCAGCTGCCCGCTCGATGGTCAACGCGCGGTTGATGTGCTCACAACCTTGAAAAGCTAGAAACAAGCCATGGCGTTCGGCAAACACGCGCAGCGGTTCAAACAAACTTTCTGCAATATCAAGCCCGCCACCTGTACCGATACGCTCACCGGCCACTTCTGATGTGGAACAGCCAATGACGAATACCTGGCCTTCCTTGAATGCAATCTGTTGCTCCAATTCTGAGAGAACCTCTTCAAGCTGCAACTGCCACAAGCTTTGCATGCTTACTCCTCCTTAGTTTTCGAGTGCACTGATTTTCTGGACGCGGTTTTCATGACGGCCGCCTTCAAAATCAGTCGTCAGCCATGTTCTCGCAATTTCTTTCGCGAGTCCTGGTCCAATGACACGTTCGCCCATCGCCAAGACATTCGAATCGTTATGCTCACGGGTTGCTTTTGCACTGAACACATCGTGAACTAACGCACAGCGAATGCCTTTTACTTTATTGGCGGAAATCGACATGCCAATACCTGTGCCACAAATCAAAATGCCTTTATCAAATTCTCCGTTTGCCACACCTTCCGCTACCGGTTGTGCATAGTCCGGATAGTCGACAGAATCGTCCGTTTGTGGTCCGAAGTCTTTATATTCAATCCCCAGTTCGTTTAATAAGTTGACAATCTCCTTGCGCAAATTATTGCCGCCGTGGTCTGATGAAATTGCTATTTTCATAATTAACCCTCTTTTCGTTTTCATTTAGCGGGCAACCTGTAAATCAGTGCCGGCGCTTTTATTCAATTCTAACATTTTTGAACAGTTCCATGTTACTTCCCCGTACCCGCTTTCTGCAACTAAAATCCTCGCGAGCCAGCCATTAAAAAGAGCTGTCCGCTAGCACATGCATTTAGGCTCTTGGACAGCTCTTTCCCGCTACTTTTCATCGAATTGACTTGCCATCTTGTCGATTAATTGCTCCAGCTCTTTATAAGTTCTCCGGTATTCATCCAAAGAGCCGCCGTAAGGATCGCTGACATCGCCAGTAGAACCTTCTGCAAATTCTTTTACGGTGTGCAGTCTAGTTGCCACTTCAGGATAAATTTGCATGAGCATCATCTTATGTGAATACGTCATGGTCAAAATCAACTCCGCCCATTCCACGTCACGCGGGTTCAGCGGCTTCGAGGTATGGTCAAATTCAATGGACTGTTCGCTCAGAACGGTTTGTGCATTTGCCGACAATGGTGCTTGCCCTGCGTAGATCCCTGCCGAGCGCGCTTCCATTCCCTCGATATTGCGGGTGTGCACAATTGCTTCTGCCATTGGGCTGCGGCATGTATTGCCTGTGCAGACGAATAAAATCTTCATCTAATCCCCCCTTGTTTTGCTTTTCTCTGTCATCATCTTTCCGTTCATTGCATTTATGGGATGATGTGTCTCTAAGTTCTATTATAACGTACTTTATCAAGCTATTGTATGGATGCGGATTGGGCTTGAATGTGTAGAAGTTATTGTGGAAAGCTGGACTTGATAGTGAGGTGAATCCTTCGTTGATTCGTTCATCGCGAAGCAGTCGCCTTCCGCTTGGGGCTGGCCTTTCGCACTGAGCCCTGGTGCGCAGTTCGGCTTTAGGTTTCATTGGGTGTTGTGTGCGAGTAGGTATCACCGTTTATTGTTTTCATCCGCTGGTGGGGACTCTTAGCTGGTCTTGATAGTGAGATGAATTATTCGTTGATTGTTTTGTCACGAAGCAGTCGCTTCCCGCTTTGGGCTGGCCTCCTGCCATAAGCCGAGAAGGACGCTCGTCTTATGGCTTCGGCTCGCCCTTGTGCGCGGTTCGGCTTTAGATTTCATTGGGTGTTGTGTGCGAGGGGCTATCGCCGTTTATTGCTTTCATCCGCCGGCGGGGACGCTTAGCTGGGCTTAATAGTCAGATGAATCGGCCATTGGTTAGTTCATCTCGAAGCAGCCGCCTCCCCGCTTTGGGCTGGCCTCCTGCCATAAGCCAAGAAGAACGCTTGTCTTATGGCTTCGGCTCGCCCGTGGACGCGGTTTGGCTTTAGATTTCATTGGGTGTTGCGTGTGAGGGGCTATCGCCGTTTATTGCTTTCATCCGCTGGCGGGGACGCTTAGCTAGACTTGATGGTTACGAAGTTGCCGTGGCGGCTATTCAATTTGAACTTACAAAGCTGAACAAAGCTATTCAAATTAATTTTATTGCCAGATGCATTTAATTTATTTTCTAAAACTAGAGATGAAGCGGAAAGGGGCGAATGGATGGCGAGGGAAGCCGAGTCCATTCATTTGCGAAGCTTGAGCATAGCGAAAGTTGAGCAACGCTTTTCATATGATGTCCGATTATAGAGAAACTAGGTACTCTGGATTGAGCACTAGTGAGGGAAGCGGCTCAACTCCCGCCCCATTCACAGGCAGCTGAAAGCGCGACGTCCTGTCGTATCAGCTGCATGACTCGTATCCTGCAGGCCCCAAGTGTTCCCTTTGCAACGGAGCCTCACCTCTCTGACTTAATTTTAAACACAAAAAGCCACTGGAATTTTCCCAGTGGCTTTACATACTGTCATTCAATTCGTTTGCCGGCGTCAGCTGAACCATTTATGATCCGCAGCTTTTTCCAGGCGGTTCATCAGGGCAGCGTCTTCGTTTTCCGGCAACACGCAAGCGAGAATCAGATCGGCATCCGTCTGGTCGCATCGGCGCAGGCTGTCGTACAACTTATCCACAGCCAGCGGGAAGCAATAATCTGCAGCTACGAAATCTTCGCGGCTCAGTACCGCGATTTTTTTCTTTTTACCATGGATGTGGTCGATTGCTTTTTCGATGAGCTTGCTATTGTGCTCGATTAGATAAAGCGGTGCTTGCGGCGCGTAATGGGCGTATTTCATGCCGGGAGCTTTGGGTGTGTTGCCTTTTGTTTCAGAAGACAAACGGACTGTGCCGATCACTTCTTCCAACTGCTCTTTTGTTACTTGACCAGGACGTAAAATGACTGGCGGTGCGCAAGTCATATCCAACACAGTGGATTCGATCCCGACTTGTGTCGGTCCGCCATCCAAAATGAGTGGAATCTTTCCGTTCATATCAAAGTAAACATGTTCAGCCAAAGTCGGGCTCGGTTTTCCGCTCGTATTGGCGCTCGGCGCTGCAACTGGCCGCTTTAATTGCTTCAATAAGTTTAACGCAACTGGATGATTCGGTACGCGAATGCCTACTGTTGGCAAGCCAGCGGTTACGTTAGAAGCAAAGATATCTGGTTTCGCCTGCATGATTAAAGTCAGTGCCCCTGGCCAAAAAGCATCCATGCATTGCAGCGCTTTTTCAGGAACTTCTTCAACATACTCCAAGGCGGTTTCTTTGGAATCCACGTGAACAATCAACGGGTTATCAGTCGGACGGCCTTTTGCTTCAAAGATCTTATCGACCGCTTCAGCGTTCATGGCATCCGCTCCGAGGCCGTATACGGTTTCGGTGGGAAATGCCACAACTTCCCCTCTGCGAATGTTATCCACAGCTTGTGTATAATTTTCGTCATTGTTCACATGTTCATCCACAAGAATCGTTTTTGTTTCCACCTAAACATCTCCAGTACAATAAGGTTTTGGTGACAGTATCCACATTTTGTGGATAACACCCCTTAACAACAGGTAATTTGTGCACAATTTACTCTAAAATACAAAATACCATGCGGTCGTGTTTGTTGATATCTTTTTTACAGTAAACGTGGGCTTCCGGCAAAGCTTTTTGGAACAAAGCAACGACTGCAGCACCTTGGCTATTGCCTATTTCGAGACCGATGACACCAGGGCGGCTGATCAATTGAGGTACTTGTTCAGCCAAAGTTTCATAAGCTGCAAGTCCTTCGCGGTCAGCGAATAAAGCCTGATGCGGCTCGTATTCACGAACTGTATCAGATAAACCAGATGCTTCGTGATGAGCGATATATGGCGGATTGGAGAGAATTATATCCCATTTTCTCCCTGCAAGCGGTGACGCCAGATCCCCTTTTGTGAAATGGACGTCTGCATTCAAGGCTTCTGCATTGCGCTCAGCCACAAACAAAGCTTCTTCAGAAATATCCGTAGCCATTACTTCTACTTCTGGCAATTCACGTTTCAAAGTAATTGCAATAACTCCACTGCCTGTGCCAATGTCTGCTGCTTGAACTTCATCAGTGCCAAATAGCTCACGCTTCAACTTTAAGGTCTCTTCGATAAGTTCTTCTGTTTCCGGACGCGGAATAAGCACAGCAGGCGATACTTGAAAAGTTCTTCCGTAAAATTGTTCAACACCCGTTAAATGTTGGACGGGTACACCCTCAACCAACTCTTCAACATTTGCCCAAAAGGCTTCAAATTGACGATCTTCGATTTTGTCGCGCATTGCTGCGACTAATTCGGAGTAATCCATCCCCAGTTCATGCTGCAATAAAATGCGGGCTGGTGTTTCTTCACGTCCGTTTTGCTTTAAATAGCTAGTTGCTTGCTCCAAGGCTTCGTAGACAAATTCCACTGTCGTTAAGGTATTAACTTTGTTCATTATTTAAGCTCTCCATCCTCGTTGATTGTTCATCGATCACCAGGGCGTCAACAATTTCATCCATTTTGCCTTGCAAGATTTGGTCTAGCTTCTGGATGGTCAAACCAATTCGATGGTCCGTCACTCGGTTTTGCGGGAAGTTATAAGTGCGGATACGCTCTGAACGGTCACCCGTACCGACAGCGGATTTACGTACGGAATCATATTCTGCTTGTGCTTCTTGCTGGAACTTTTCATATACGCGGGCACGCAATACTTTCATCGCGCTCGCTTTGTTTTTAATCTGTGATTTTTCATCTTGGCATGTAACAACGATATTGGTCGGTAAATGCGTCAAACGTACAGCGGACATCGTCGTGTTGACTGATTGTCCTCCTGCACCTGATGATGCGTACGTATCGACGCGGATGTCATTGTCGTGTATATCAACTTCGACTTCTTCTACTTCTGGCAAACAAGCGACCGTTGCTGTCGACGTATGGATGCGCCCGCCCGATTCAGTTTCAGGAACACGCTGTACACGATGCGCGCCGTTTTCATATTTAAGTTTGGAATAAGCGCCTTTGCCGGCTACCATAAAGACCAATTCTTTAAATCCACCGATTTCCGTCGTGTTCGAGTCCATGATCTGCACTTTCCAGCCATTTGCTTCTGCAAAACGGGAATACATCTTGAACAAATCGCCTGCGAACAAGGCAGCTTCGTCGCCGCCAGCTGCGCCACGGATTTCCATGATAACGTTTTTGTCATCATTCGGGTCTTTTGGAATCAATAGGATGTGAAGGCGTTCTTCTAATTCTTTTGAACGGCCTTCGAGTTCCGCAACTTCTTCTTTAACCATTTCACGCATGTCGGCATCCATTTTTTCTTCAAACATCGCTTTGGAATCCGCCAGTTGTGTTTGGACATCTTTGTATTCACGGTAGGTTTCCACCGTTTCCTGCAAATCGGATTGTTCTTTGGAGTAATCGCGCAGCTTATTCGTATCGCTGACAATATCCGGGTCACTCAACATTTCGTTGAGACGGTCGTATCTGTCTTCGACAGACTGTAAACGGTCAAACATTGTTTTCACCTCTAGTTTCTTCTATATAAAGTCGATAATTCTGTGCATAGAATTTCATTGTTCCCGAAATTGGTTCTTATTCTGTAACGGTAACGCCAGCCGGAACTTCGTGGTGATGGCGGCAGCGTGGTTCGTAGGCTTCGGATGCGCCAACTAGAATAATCGGGTCATCCGAACCGGCTGGCTTGCCGTCGATCAGGCGTTGTGTGCGGCTCGCGGGTGATCCGCAGACGGTGCAAACAGCCTGCAATTTCGTTACTTGTTCTGCAATCGATAGTAAGGAAGGCATCGGACCGAACGGCACGCCGCGGAAATCCTGGTCGAGACCTGCGACGATAACACGGAATCCATGGTCTGCTAATTGCTGAACGTGATCAATAATTTCCATATCAAAAAATTGCGCTTCGTCGATTGCGATAATATCAAATTCATCGTTTATATATTCTTTCATCTCGCCGGAATGGCCGATTGGCAACGCGATGACCGTAGTCCCGTTATGAGAAACCACTGCCTCTTCACTATAGCGATTGTCCAATTTCGGCTTGAATACTGCAATTTTCTGCTTGGCGAATTGCGCACGGCGGATACGGCGGATCAATTCTTCCGATTTTCCCGAAAACATGCTTCCGCAGATCAACTCGACCCATCCAGTCTGTTTCATGACGTACATAGTGGAGACCCCTTTCAAACATTCACTGTTAGTATCATACCAAAAATGTTGGTAATGCCTATCATTTTTTTGCTATGTAATTGATTTTTTCCGTTATACGGCGAAAAAAAATACCCATCCGGCGTTTTCGCGACGGACGGGTATAATGGTGACTTAGTTGTTGATTTCTTCTTTGAGACCGTATTTTTTGTTGAAACGGTCTACGCGGCCATCTGCAGCTGCGAATTTTTGACGTCCAGTATAGAATGGATGACATTCTGAGCAAAGCTCAACGTTAATGTTCTCTTTTACTGAACCTGTTTCGAATGAGTTGCCGCATGAGCAAGTCACCGTTGCTTTTTTGTACTCTGGGTGAATACCTGTTTTCATAATGTTTTCTCCTCCCGCCCTGAACCATCTGGAACAGAGTTTAATCTATTTAGCCTATTGCCTTACACGGCTCGTTAGGTCGTATATGCAATAGTACTGTTTTGTTTCACTCTTATAATCATAGCAAAACTTAACTGCTTTTGCAAGCAATCAAATCGGCTTTCGCGTTGTGCGTGATGCTTTGCCGTCTCTTGGCAATTGACTGAAAAACTCTTCATTCGTTTTCGAATGGCTGAGCTTTTTCATGAAACGCTCTGTAAAGTCCGGCGTATCCGAAAAGGTTTTGCGGATAGTCCATAGTTTATCAAGTTGTTCCGGTTTCATCAACAATTCTTCCTTGCGGGTTCCTGAGCGGCGGATATCAAGCGCCGGGAAAATGCGGCGTTCCGCCAAACTGCGATCTAAATGCAGCTCCATATTGCCGGTGCCCTTGAACTCTTCGTAAATGACTTCATCCATGCGGGAACCTGTATCAACGAGTGCCGTTGCGAGAATCGTCAAACTGCCACCTTCTTCGATATTACGCGCGGCGCCGAAAAAGCGCTTCGGGCGATGAAATGCAGCAGGGTCAATCCCTCCGGACAACGTACGCCCACTTGGTGGGATCACCAAATTATAGGCACGCGCCAAACGAGTGATAGAGTCCATCAAAATGACGACATCGCGCTTATGTTCAACAAGACGCATCGCACGTTCGAGAACCAGCTCGGCCACTTTGACATGATTTTCAGGAACTTCATCGAAAGTTGAAGATACCACATCAGCGTCAACCGAACGTTCGATATCCGTCACTTCTTCTGGCCGTTCATCGATTAACAGGACAATCAATTCCGCTTCCGGATGGTTTGTCGTTACAGCATTGGCAATTTCTTTTAAGAGCATCGTTTTTCCGGCTTTCGGCGGCGCCACAATCAATCCGCGCTGGCCGAATCCGACAGGTGAGATGAGATCCATAATGCGCGTAGATAAATGTTCCGGCCCAGTCTCTAATAAGATATGACGATCCGGATACAATGGTGTCAGGCCTGGAAAATGGACGCGCTCTTTCGCGACTTCTGGGTCTTCACCGTTTACTGCTTCTACTTGAAGCAGCCCAAAATAACGTTCGTTTTCTTTAGGTGGCCGAACCTTGCCGGATACTTTATCTCCATTTCTAAGGTCGAAACGGCGGATCTGGGAAGCAGAGATGTAAATGTCCTGCGAACTTGGTGAATAGTTGATTGGGCGAAGGAAACCGAAACCTTCCGATTGAATGATTTCCAAAACACCTTCCATGAAAAAGAAGCCTTCCTGTTCTGCACGGGTTTTGAGAATGGCGAAAATCAATTCTTTTTTTGTCAGTTTGCTGTAATTATTTAATTTGTATTCTTTCGCCAAGTTATAAAGTTCTTTGAGCGTCATATTTTCCAAAGCGGAAATTGTCATCGTTGCCATCTAGTTGGACACCACACTTATCATTAGTTTCGATTTTTTTGGGGAATTTCGATTGTTCTGGAGTCATTAAAGAAGGAGCCCGGCATAAAGCCGGACTCAGGTTTGGAGTATAGAAATTAATCTTTCATGACAAGATCCGGTTTTTTCTTAAGGCTATGGCGCCCCTCGACAAAACGAACCGTGCCGGATTTCGCGCGCATGACCAAGGTATGGCTTTCTGCAAAAGCACCTTTCAGTTGGACACCACGAAGAAGTTCTCCGTCTGTAATCCCGGTTGCTGCAAAGATCGCATCGTCGCCTTTAACTAGGTCATCCATCATCAACACTTTATCGACTTCAAGGCCCATATCCAGGCAGCGTTGTCTTTCCTCTTCGTCCTGAGGCATCAGTTTCCCTTGAAATTCTCCTCCGAGACATTTCAAGCCAACTGCTGATATAACCCCTTCCGGAGCTCCGCCTATCCCGAATAGGATATCGACACCCGTTTGGTCGAAAGCTGTATTGATAGCGCCGGCAATATCACCGTCTGTAATCAATTTGATACGAGCTCCCGCTTCACGGATTTCCTTGATGATCTGTGCATGGCGCGGACGATCGATAATCGTTGCGACAACGTCCTCGATGTCCTTGTTTTTCGCTTTGGCTACTGCGCGTAAATTGTCGATGACCGGGGCATTGATGTCAATTGTGCCGACAGCTTCAGGGCCGACCGCAATTTTGTCCATATACATATCCGGTGCATTGAGTAAATTTCCGCGGTCCGCAATCGCCAATACGGCAATCGCATTCCAGCCGCCGGCAGCGACAATATTCGTGCCTTCTACCGGGTCAACCGCCACGTCCACTTCAGGGCCGTCGCCTGAACCAAGTTTTTCGCCGATATAGAGCATCGGAGCTTCGTCCATTTCGCCTTCGCCGATAACAACGGTTCCGCGCATCGGGATCGTGTCGAATACAGTGCGCATCGCTTCCGTAGCCGCATCATCTGCTTCATTTTTCAAGCCGCGGCCCATCCATTTAGAAGAAGCGATTGCTGCCGCCTCTGTAATCCGCACTAATTCCATCGAAAGACTTCGTTCCATAATTCATTTCCTCCGTTCACTCTTTAAATATGCCATTTATATTGTAGCATATATAGAACACTCATTAGAGAGTCAATTCACGTCTGAACTGAGGTCGGACGACTTGCCGCTTGCTACCGGGTCAATTGTTTCACGGCGAATGTCAGCGCCTAGGCCACGCAGTTTTTCAATGATGTTTGAATAGCCGCGTTCAATGTGATAAATCTCACGCACTTCCGTTTCACCTTCAGCAAGCAAGCCTGCGATAACTA
This is a stretch of genomic DNA from Planococcus maritimus. It encodes these proteins:
- a CDS encoding low molecular weight protein arginine phosphatase produces the protein MKILFVCTGNTCRSPMAEAIVHTRNIEGMEARSAGIYAGQAPLSANAQTVLSEQSIEFDHTSKPLNPRDVEWAELILTMTYSHKMMLMQIYPEVATRLHTVKEFAEGSTGDVSDPYGGSLDEYRRTYKELEQLIDKMASQFDEK
- the prmC gene encoding peptide chain release factor N(5)-glutamine methyltransferase — encoded protein: MNKVNTLTTVEFVYEALEQATSYLKQNGREETPARILLQHELGMDYSELVAAMRDKIEDRQFEAFWANVEELVEGVPVQHLTGVEQFYGRTFQVSPAVLIPRPETEELIEETLKLKRELFGTDEVQAADIGTGSGVIAITLKRELPEVEVMATDISEEALFVAERNAEALNADVHFTKGDLASPLAGRKWDIILSNPPYIAHHEASGLSDTVREYEPHQALFADREGLAAYETLAEQVPQLISRPGVIGLEIGNSQGAAVVALFQKALPEAHVYCKKDINKHDRMVFCILE
- the glyA gene encoding serine hydroxymethyltransferase: MELIKAQDQAVYEAMNAEKERQEANIELIASENFVSQAVMDAQGSVLTNKYAEGYPGKRYYGGCEFVDVVENIARDRLKEIFGADHANVQPHSGSQANMAVYTAMLEQGDTVLGMNLNHGGHLTHGSKVNFSGMQYNFVEYGVDKDTQLLDYEAVRQAALEHKPKMIVAGASAYSRTLDFAKFREIADEVDAYLMVDMAHIAGLVATGAHPNPVPHAHFVTSTTHKTLRGPRGGLILCKEEFAKKIDKIIFPGIQGGPLMHVIAAKAVAFGEAQQPEFKDYIDQVVKNANALADSLTAEGVNIVSGGTDNHLLLLDLRSLNLTGKVAEHVLDEVGITTNKNTIPFDPESPFVTSGIRLGTAAVTSRGFKEEEMKEIASIMALLLKNSEDEAVKKEAAERTAKLTAAHALYK
- a CDS encoding TIGR01440 family protein; its protein translation is MQSLWQLQLEEVLSELEQQIAFKEGQVFVIGCSTSEVAGERIGTGGGLDIAESLFEPLRVFAERHGLFLAFQGCEHINRALTIERAAAERYGLEPVSVVPVAKAGGSMSAYAYMNMTDPVVVEEIAAHAGVDIGQTMIGMHLKRVAVPVRTSVKLVGEAIVSSATTRPKLIGGARASYDRQVLQSREGKTDGID
- the rpiB gene encoding ribose 5-phosphate isomerase B; this encodes MKIAISSDHGGNNLRKEIVNLLNELGIEYKDFGPQTDDSVDYPDYAQPVAEGVANGEFDKGILICGTGIGMSISANKVKGIRCALVHDVFSAKATREHNDSNVLAMGERVIGPGLAKEIARTWLTTDFEGGRHENRVQKISALEN
- a CDS encoding EAL domain-containing protein → MHQYEIQEDRKVIIDWLRRLGLEFHTSFVVVNPEIPDHPIAYANDAFFEMTGYREEEVVGENGKFLHGTKTDAAIGSQIREATASAKPGVFEIVNYRKDGTPFWNEITVQPLAFPEKSLRYTLMLQRDISDRRRAETLIDLQKETYKGIEKGHALGMLLQNICGTTESFFLDGVRCTVLLVDEANRFQIGAGKSMPDDFLKKISGVEVSPDSSPCGAAYSRQEPVVAENAFESELLADKHGDLMEFNIKAIWSVPIFNGKDEAIGTFGIYFPQVYKPTKKDLTFMEEISSIVSLAVKFSSQQEEILRLAYIDEESGLPNRHYFRTELKELLKDGKEGVVAFISADEFIKISDQYGHRAGNDLCRELGRRLVLAGGAGGKLVARFSDARLSLYSSVPLIRAPEFLEDVLKSLREPVTIGELDLFLTVKVGVAIVTPAQQNAEELVRCADSALSKAKERIGEAVCYFENEQDELMMRDLRVANALTAALKRKEISVFLQPKVSLESREIVGFEALARWKSPELGDISPAIFIPAAEKNGKIRQLEQHVIEQVLAWLKKRQDQGLGLRQVAINISAEHFFHHSFIPHLVDVTSKFGIDPKWIQLEITERIGVVDIDTASKVFDQLKNYGFATSIDDFGTGYSSLSYLQKLPVEEIKIDRSFVSHMDEHGTRAVIRTIIQLADNLGLRAVAEGIETEEDRTQLLGMGCTIAQGFLFHRPMPLDEAHLL
- a CDS encoding L-threonylcarbamoyladenylate synthase, with product METKTILVDEHVNNDENYTQAVDNIRRGEVVAFPTETVYGLGADAMNAEAVDKIFEAKGRPTDNPLIVHVDSKETALEYVEEVPEKALQCMDAFWPGALTLIMQAKPDIFASNVTAGLPTVGIRVPNHPVALNLLKQLKRPVAAPSANTSGKPSPTLAEHVYFDMNGKIPLILDGGPTQVGIESTVLDMTCAPPVILRPGQVTKEQLEEVIGTVRLSSETKGNTPKAPGMKYAHYAPQAPLYLIEHNSKLIEKAIDHIHGKKKKIAVLSREDFVAADYCFPLAVDKLYDSLRRCDQTDADLILACVLPENEDAALMNRLEKAADHKWFS